The Acomys russatus unplaced genomic scaffold, mAcoRus1.1, whole genome shotgun sequence genomic interval tgctttcttttctatataaGCCTCAGAACCTTCTATTGTCACAGATTGCAAAGTGCCTCAAGTAAAAGGTTGCATCAATTCACACTATATTATAAAAACCCCATATTCTTTTGGAATATCTCTATGTCATTGATTGAAAGCATGCCTCCAAACATTCAAATTACTAACTCTCAGGAGCTTACCTCATTGGTTTGTAACCATCTCTGTAGTTATATAAATCATGCAccccacaaagaaaaaaagtcactCAGAGGCTCATCCCAGCTGAGTACCATTTTTCACTGGTGCCTTTCTGTTCTGCATGAAAGCATAGAGCTTTTTCCATCACTAATCCATCATAACTGTTGTCCCTTTCAGTGTCCATCACTTAATGGACAATATgaccttctaaaaaaaaaacctcagagttgAGACAGGGAGGGGACAAcacaggtaaagtgcttgctgtgctgccacacctgaagACCTGACTTCTAACCCTGCAACTCACATGGCATAAAGAAAGAGTaaactcttgcaagttgtcctttgacctccatgtgtgcaacatgatgcacatgcatatgcacacaaaataagtaaataagatgcAATTAACAATTTTAAGCAAAACCCCAGGATGGTCTATTACACAGAACTTAGCTGAACAATTCAAACTTATTGGATATGTTGATGGCCTTTAATACTGATGATATGATGGCCTTCCCTAAagttacatttttatgtatagTTCTGATTATTTTCTCAACTTGAATTTCTAATGCAGTCTAAGTACATGTATTAAAGctttaaagaaataattcagaTTTTAGATCAACTCTGAGGATTATAAGCCTGAAAAAGGCAGCGATTAAAACAAAGTTTCAAACAACAGTATAAGCTTCCCGAGTTTTCCATACAAGCTTTAAAACTATTGTGATAGCTACAAAATTGTTGCAATTGATATGATATTCCAGAGTTTTTacagttctttaaaaatcaatatatccAGAGCACCAGCTATAGTCATATAGTCATAAAGAATGCCAGATGTCATGAACTACAGCCTCAGTGTCACTGGCAAGTGGCCCTGACCACAATCATAGCTTCCATTATAAACCAGTGGTTTTCAgtctgtgggttgcaacccctttggagTTGAATGACACTTTCGCAGGCATCATATATCAGAGGTCATGCACATcacacatttacattacaatttataacagtagcaacattacagtatgaagtagcaatgaaaataattttatgattggaggGTCACCACACATGAAGAACTGGATTAATGgttctcagcattaggaaggttaagaagcaCTGCTATAAATGAACCCTGACAGCTCTGAAGTAGCTCATGAATCAGTGCGTTTGTCCAGGGCTGAACATGGTTTGTTCCCACAGAAGCTTGGTCCTATCTCATCTCTCATGCCAGAGATACCTAGACCCTTGATGAATCAAATCTGGTGTGGGAAACTACCTTGCAGCATTCTATGGCGTAGTCACATTGCAATTGAGTCAAGTCACTGGAGTTTTTATATTAAACCTACTCTGAGCTTTGAAGTCTCTCCAAGTAAACAATTGATCATCTTGGAGGAGTTGGGAATCCTGCAAATCCCTATTTTATCACTGGAAAATATACAGTGCAATAGATTACCATATGATACCTTAGAAACGTGTGGTTCTAGGTCAGTAAGGAGACTTACCTCCATCAAATATTCACCAAAGCAAGAAGAAATTGCTCAATATTGCTTAGTCCAATGTTACTATATGACACATCTATCTCAGAAGGTGATGACTTGAGATGTGATGTTGGCATGAGAAAACAGCTAGTCTtcaattttctctgcttttcatttaaaaattttttttatccctTGACTCTGCTATTCATCTCTCTTTAAGAGTtttgtgtttacttctttttcGAAAAAGGTCTCTCTAAACTAAAGATCCTCCaacctcagcttctcaagtactCTAACAGGCTCTAGATCACAGGCAGGTAGTAGTATACCTTGTATATTCATTAGTTCTTTATTCTTCAATTTTGGCTTTAATCAAAATTTCAATATGTTTAGTGTCATTTGTCAGCATAAAATTTGGAGTAATTTGAGATAAATATCTATTTTACATATTAATAATGTTGATTATAGTCATCAACTAACCATTATTAGTGTTTACTTATTCACGTGTTAATATCCCTCATCTCAAATTTGTCCTTCTTAATGTCACATGAATTACTGAAAATCAAGCATTTATAAGTATTAATAAACATAGTTACTGATTATGCAGTATCACTACACCTGAGGTCATGCAAACAGTTTTGAATCTGTGTCACCCATCTGCATTATATATACGTTTTTCACATTATCAGAAAATGTATAATTATGGTTGAAATGAATCTCCCTTTTAAACCAAATCATACTTTCTCCATCCTGTTATTACAACATCATAAGTGGGTCTCTATATAGCACAATGAAGACTGTGCAGCCATCCTAACTGGCAAAGTGTCCTAACTGTACATAAAGAAATGCATTTCATCAACTGTCTTTGCTATTTGTGTATACAAACCTGAAGACAGAATTTCCCTGGGTGTCAGAACTGTCAGGTAGGAAATATTAGCCAGTAAATACACCATAGTTACCAGAGGCAGCGCTGTAAATACGGCTCTAGGAATTGTTTTGCTGGGTTTCTTCATCTCCCCTATAacgcataaaaaaaaaatcagacttgggaaaaattacttcttaaacttattttaaaagttgtacgTGTTTCAAAAACTGGACTGCATCATTTCCATTTATCCTGCTAtaacacccacacactcacaggcaaaaaaacagaaacaaaaaaaactactGCACACTGATCCATTTCTTAAGACACAAGTATTAGAGCTGTAGAGACAGGTCATGCAACAGTTTGATGGGTCCTtttattattcttgtttcatTTGTAGCCTGGCTCTTTAAGAATACATCATCATGCTCTTTCTTGATAAAGTCCCTCTTCTTTTATGtgaaacatcttttctttcttagctAACAAtgtggctgctgcttctccttcaACTCAGCAAAATCATTACCTCTTGGAAAGTAAGAGAGGAAATCGCTGGCCAGCAAGATCATCTCAATATTCATAGTTAAGTATTGAAAAAGATTATAGAGTCAGTttccctctttttgttgtttgtttgttgcttgtttcaTAATTTTAAACCATTAAatcattctcttttttaaattatttcattcatgtattcactttacatcccaatcttaacctcctccctcctctcctcctagtcttacccccctccctccttccccttcccctctcccctattcccAGAAAAGGGAGCCCCAACACAAAAACCCATCCCAGTCTATCAAGTGGCATCACAACTGAGCACACcgtctttctctgtggcctggagaaGTAGCCCCACCAGCAGggagtgaccaaaaagcaggcaacaaagatcatgtcagagtcagccccagCTCCTCTTACTACAGAGAGTctgtagagagaagaaaaactgtagGTGAGGCcctctctgtgacaagctggagactcaAGACAGGGTGGGCTTCTGCTAGGGTGGGGGgtgactatagctgagactcctagtagcagaggttATGGATACTGGAGAGGACACCCGCAAAACTGTACATTAGTCCTAGTGGAGGGATAAGAGgaccaacccatccataaaaaCTTAGACCCAAGATTTACCCTTCCTACAGATGTGGCAAGGATGAAGATGGAgcaagactgagggaatgtccacccTAAGCTTGGCCCAGCCTGAAACCCACCTCGcgagagaaagccaacccctgacactattaatgatatctGCTATGCTCATGAtcgggagcctagcatagctgtcctctgagaggctccacacagcagtggaccaaaaacagatgctgagacgcaCAACCAAACATTAGTCAAGGCTCAAGGAGCCTTATAAaccatcctttttaaaaacaaaagcagaaaacaagtTTGGAGATGTAGCTCACTAATGAAGTGCTTTTCCAGCATGGAGCTAGCTGTTATAGACTGAGGAAGCATAAAAAGAGTAAGGAGTGAATAGAGATCTAATTTTAATTCTGCTTGCTACTTACTGCTTGTGGGCCTCTCATTGTTTAGCTTTTTGTTAGATGTGGCTTAGTCACTGTTCCATTGTCATGACCGTGgtaaatcttataaaagaaagcatttgcctgggtgcttgcttacagtttcagacagTTTGTCCATTATTCTCAAGGCAGAGAACATGGCAGCATGGCAGGATATAagtaggcatggtgctggaacagtagctgaggtCTTTAtgtcttgatccacaagcagagagagggagtgggagagaagtAGGCCAGGCATGGCCTaagcctcaaagcctgcctaGTAACCCACTTCCTAATCCCTCCAATCCTTTCAAACTGTTTCATTCTCTggtgactgagcattcaaatatatgagcctacacATTATTCAAATCACCAAATGAAAAAATTATGATGCAATAAAATTTCAATCATAGTACCTTTTAAAAATGGTTATTGTTGGGCTGGATTATATCTCAgcagtagaacacttgcctaacatgtgaaGGACAAAATTTGACCCTCAGCACACACCTGTGCCTCCCCTGACAGAGGCTATTTTAATAGCTATGGTATTAGTTAAAGCTTGGAACAAGCAAAAgagcaacttttaaaattaactatattTTCTTCTGGGCTTTTTAGTTATTCTTACTACATAGTTTGTTTGAAGAAAGATGACAGatcataatttaatttataagagGCTTATATAATAAGAGGTCATTATTGTGACATTTTATAATAACATTCAAACAGGCAGCAAATATCCTTGGGCTTTGATTTTGAAAGACAAGTTGTTCTGACACTATTGATCAGACAGTGATAAATCATATTTCATAAATAGGAGTGCTACATAGAAATCTTAAAGCTTATTTAGTAAATTAACTTCTGCCATACACATTGAGAGACTGCCAAATCCTAACTACTAACTTGACAGGGAAGAAGTAaatgctttttggtttggtttttcttttgaaacagtgaCTTGTACCCATCATGAggccaaactggccttgaactactgatcATCCTCCTGCACCTCTCAAGTGGTCGTCTTATAGGCGTAATACACCACACCTAGTTTTATGGAGTGTAGGGACAGAATGCACTGAAATTCCCACAGACTTTTGTTTATCTTCAGCTGTTTGGAAGGAGTTCTACATTAGTTTACAGATTATTAAATATTGTAGATCTTTCTTCATCTAATTTATCTAATTACAGAACAATAAAACGTCTCTAGCATCAAAGCAAGATAAAATTACCTCAAAGTATATCTtttctgtggtgtgtgcacacacatgagcctgCACACAatgatacacaaacacatgtgcacacataaacacatgtacacacacacattcacttatttatgcacacacacacgcgcacacacacacacacacacacacacacacacacacacacacacagagagagactcagTTTAAGTCACAAACGTCAGGAGAACTATCCCAGCcttcttttcttattcattttttattccaATGTAAACTAACTTTTAACCACAAAGCTCATCATTAATATCACCCTTAACCAAGGAAGAACATTCTGATCTCTTCGCAGATTCCTCAACTTCTGGAACATTTAGGCTTGTGGAAAGCCCCCTCTTTTGGGAACATATGAGGGCTTATTCTTTATGATTCTTTAAGCCTTCTGTGCTTTcttactggttttattttttctaccTACTGCAGAAAAGTTGACATTATCCAGTCATCCATCCCCAATTCTATGCTTTTCCTCATTAAACTTGCTTGAACATTCTCACCCATCATCAAGGCCGTAAGTCATCAAATGAAAGCAGTTGTATGGTCTCTCGTCATTTCCTGCAGTGCCTTACATgtgctctctctgtttctggttTTCATTCTTACTCTTTAAGGCTGGGAAGGTTATATTCTATTCAAATTGCTAGTTCTTTGCAGATAGTAACAATTAAATTGATCGTCTTTTCTACTCAACTTGCTTTTAACACATTGTTTCTTTATGGCTAGTATTAAATCCATAtacaattatttgtttttaaaataaagaactatAACAATCTTAAGTCATGATAACAATTTTAGAGATTTAAAGAGGAAGTGTACAGAGGAGAAAATAGCTGCTACGGttaggaagcagggagagaatCCATGAAATTAATGGGAGGTTTATTCAAGAGGCAAGCCCATCCATATTTAACATGAAAAATGAAAGCTGTCAAAGTAACTTTTAGGTTGATGGGGGAGTAACATAGATTAAAGAGAAGAGACTCTGGTGGTAAGAAGGCAGAGTTCAGAGATAGAGGTCAACCTTGAAATCAAAAAGAGGAGGAACAAGTTTCTAAAGGGAAAAGTATTACATCGTGCACGAGAGCCATCAAGACAATTATGATTCTCTTGTGTTCAAAAACCCTAAAGTGCCTAGCACAGGTGCAAAGCAAAATCTAGTGCGTGGTGCTCTTCTCAGACGTTCTGAGTGAGCAATGAAGCAGTGCCCCCACAAGACACTGGCTACAGCAGCCCTGCACTGCCATGGTAAACAAAAGGTCATGAAGCTACGGGAGAAATTTAACTTCACGTGTCCAGAGGGCCAGGCTGAGGGGTGAGGAGACGGGAGCCTCTGCTAGGCTCTGATGAGCATTGGTACTTATAATAATAAACTTTAGGGGGGTGCTTGTGCTAGGAATCCAACCTATGGTCTCAGGCATACTAGGTAACTGCTCTACTACTACTGAGCTATGTCCCTACCCCATCTcccaattatattattatatgagCCTTTAGTAACACATTAATCCATGAAAgaaattttcagaataaaaaaaaatgtgattctaaaaataaataaatgaaagagtgaGTCACACCCTCATGTATCACAGCCATTTACCACAGCAGTATAGTCTGGTTATATATTTTTCACAGTTTCACAGGAGGGAAATCTGAGCATCCAtacagtaacagaaagaaaactacattaaTCAGTGGCCTCATATTCCTGGCCccaagaaaataatatgaaaaagagaagtttttgtttctttgattgttttcatAGAGGTTTGAAATGGATTAAGTATGGAAAAGAATTAAGAGCAGGTGATTTAGGAAGTAAAAAAAGAAGatcattatattcttttttataagggAATAGTCAGTACACAATGAAATATGCTCACTTCGTACATGCAATATATCAGTCATGGCTTCATTTTCTCCATGAGATTGGTCATTACCTGTTATATATGTAAAGCAATCCCCACCAGAAAATGCAAAGTATCCTTGGAAGATAGCTTCTGTGAGCTGAGAGACATTTGGAACCTCCTGGTCAAAAGCATTCTGAAGTCTTCGCAcattctccttcttccctctcaccAGTATGAACACCCCACTAAAGGAAATGAAGCCGAGTATGCCTAGCTTCAGCACTGTGCTCACTGTCTGAAGCCATGACAGCTCCTTCACACCACGAGAATTCAAAATCCCCACAATCCACAGCACCGCCAAGGCCAGACATTTTTTGGGTAGATTCGGGGCAGAGCAACTGGGATAGAAAGGCTGAATGCCATACTCCGCAAGTAGCAGAGCTTGGCTAGCAAGTACTCCTGGGCCCAGAAACAAGGCGGTCCAAAGTCTTAGGAATGCCATCACAGGGCCAAAGCATCTCCTGAGAAAATAATAGTGAGCCGCGGTGTATGGGAAGGTTATCCCGATCTCTGCGAAGCAGAGAGCACTGCTCAAGGACAGCACCGCACATGCAGCCCAGATACACAAGGAGATTCCCACATTCATGCAAGAGTACTGCAGTACTCCTTTGGGGGACACAAAAATTCCTGCCCCAATTatattaatgattaaaaaatttgTCCCCCAGAAATATCCAAGTTCTCTCTTAAGCCgtattttcttctctgtatccATTGCCATTGAGAAAACTCAACAGTTTGTGAATGTTTCTGCCTACAGGATTATGGATGCCCTGAAATATAATTGTGATGACCTTTTTGTTCTGCCGATTAAATATGgtctattttcaataattaacaaagtgtgtgtgacgcatttaacaaaaacaaacaaaaaatagattaccTATAAGGGCTTAGTTTGACCCTTCTTTCAATAATTATCAAAATAGGGCATTCAATTGAAAGggaattttaaagaaac includes:
- the LOC127186521 gene encoding solute carrier family 7 member 13-like, translating into MAMDTEKKIRLKRELGYFWGTNFLIINIIGAGIFVSPKGVLQYSCMNVGISLCIWAACAVLSLSSALCFAEIGITFPYTAAHYYFLRRCFGPVMAFLRLWTALFLGPGVLASQALLLAEYGIQPFYPSCSAPNLPKKCLALAVLWIVGILNSRGVKELSWLQTVSTVLKLGILGFISFSGVFILVRGKKENVRRLQNAFDQEVPNVSQLTEAIFQGYFAFSGGDCFTYITGEMKKPSKTIPRAVFTALPLVTMVYLLANISYLTVLTPREILSSDAVALTWTDRVIPQFTWTVPFAISASLFSNLVINVLETARITYIASHQGQLPLVLGTLNVHSSPFLAVLLDVCVGSVAIILTNLIDLINYLYFVVSLWTFLTILGILKLRYQDPNLHRPYKVLLPFILIALAITLCLVLIPLVKSPKMHYIYVFLFVLSGLLLYVPFIHFKVKLVWFQKLTCFLQLLFNICIPDASDDPIWEVEN